In Janibacter alkaliphilus, the following proteins share a genomic window:
- a CDS encoding AMP-binding protein, translating into MFVPMTVNHFLDRAAVVYGDRVAVVDEPQQPAAPLEGVTYTRLRQLARAQAAHLDALGIAVGDRVAVVSHNSARLLTSFFGVAGSGRVLVPVNFRLSPEEITFIVEHSGARVLYVDPELRSIIDEVSAEHTFVLGEDEHLFGDVDPATAEPVTWEPDEDALATINYTSGTTARPKGVEITHRNIWTNATTFGLHVTLSDRDVYLHTLPMFHANGWGMPFAVTGVGAQHVVIRKIDGAEILRRVQQHGVTVMCAAPAVVNAVLEAAATWEGEIPGRDRVRIIVAGAPPPTQTVARVETELGWEFIQIYGLTETSPLLTVNRTRAEWDDLSPEERAARLVRAGAPALGVDLTVSDMGEVLARANHVMRGYWELPEETAATLEGGWFHTGDGGTLDDEGYLSISDRKKDVIITGGENVSSIEVEDTLFSHPDVVEVAVIGVPDEKWGETIKALVVLEEGAEATEADLIAWCKSKVAGYKAPTSVEVRDELARTATGKLQKFKLRAPYWEGRDRQVG; encoded by the coding sequence TTGTTCGTCCCGATGACCGTGAACCACTTCCTCGACCGGGCCGCCGTCGTCTACGGCGACCGGGTCGCCGTCGTGGACGAGCCGCAGCAGCCGGCCGCGCCCCTGGAGGGGGTCACCTACACCCGGCTGCGCCAGCTGGCCCGCGCCCAGGCGGCGCACCTGGACGCCCTCGGCATCGCCGTCGGCGACCGGGTGGCGGTGGTCTCGCACAACTCGGCGCGCCTGCTGACCAGCTTCTTCGGGGTGGCCGGCTCCGGTCGCGTGCTGGTCCCGGTCAACTTCCGGCTCAGCCCGGAGGAGATCACCTTCATCGTCGAGCACTCCGGCGCCCGGGTGCTCTACGTCGACCCCGAGCTGCGCTCGATCATCGACGAGGTCTCGGCCGAGCACACCTTCGTCCTCGGCGAGGACGAGCACCTCTTCGGCGACGTCGACCCGGCCACCGCGGAGCCGGTGACCTGGGAGCCGGACGAGGACGCGCTGGCGACGATCAACTACACCTCCGGCACCACCGCCCGGCCGAAGGGGGTGGAGATCACCCACCGCAACATCTGGACCAACGCCACCACCTTCGGGCTGCACGTCACCCTCAGCGACCGGGACGTCTACCTGCACACGCTGCCGATGTTCCACGCCAACGGGTGGGGCATGCCCTTCGCGGTCACCGGCGTCGGCGCCCAGCACGTGGTGATCCGCAAGATCGACGGCGCCGAGATCCTGCGCCGGGTGCAGCAGCACGGGGTCACCGTGATGTGCGCCGCCCCGGCCGTGGTCAACGCGGTGCTCGAGGCCGCGGCCACCTGGGAGGGCGAGATCCCCGGCCGGGACCGGGTGCGGATCATCGTCGCCGGCGCCCCGCCACCGACCCAGACGGTGGCCCGGGTGGAGACCGAGCTGGGCTGGGAGTTCATCCAGATCTACGGGCTCACCGAGACCTCGCCGCTGCTGACCGTCAACCGCACCCGCGCCGAGTGGGACGACCTCTCGCCCGAGGAGCGTGCCGCCCGGCTGGTCCGGGCCGGCGCCCCGGCGCTCGGGGTGGACCTCACCGTCTCCGACATGGGCGAGGTGCTGGCCCGGGCCAACCACGTCATGCGCGGCTACTGGGAGCTGCCCGAGGAGACCGCGGCGACCCTCGAGGGCGGCTGGTTCCACACCGGCGACGGCGGGACCCTCGACGACGAGGGCTACCTGAGCATCAGCGACCGCAAGAAGGACGTGATCATCACCGGCGGGGAGAACGTCTCCTCGATCGAGGTCGAGGACACCCTCTTCAGCCACCCGGACGTCGTCGAGGTCGCGGTCATCGGCGTGCCCGACGAGAAGTGGGGCGAGACGATCAAGGCGCTGGTCGTCCTCGAGGAGGGCGCCGAGGCCACCGAGGCCGACCTCATCGCCTGGTGCAAGTCGAAGGTCGCCGGCTACAAGGCGCCCACCTCGGTCGAGGTGCGCGACGAGCTGGCCCGCACCGCCACCGGCAAGCTGCAGAAGTTCAAGCTGCGCGCCCCCTACTGGGAGGGGCGGGACCGCCAGGTGGGCTGA
- the dnaE gene encoding DNA polymerase III subunit alpha: protein MPQPLPREKNFVHLHNHTEYSMLDGAARIEDMFASAQEMGMPAIAMTDHGYLFGAHEFWKAAQSYDVKPIIGLEAYVAPGTHRSDKTRVRWGDERTARGDDVSGGGAYTHMTLLARNNTGMHNLFTMGSRASLDAVYAKWPRIDRELLERYGEGLIATTGCPSGEIQTRLRLGQYDLAAQAASDMRDIVGREHYFLELMDHGNQIERRVREDLMRLAKDLGLPLLATNDLHYVKKDDAVAQDALLCINSGSTLLDPDRFSFEGDGYYLKSPAEMRELWRELPEACDNTLLVAEMCEVSFTEGEGRYMPRFDVPEGEDERSWFVKEVQTGLGQRFPGGIPEYAQQQADYEIDVIVGKGYPGYFLVVADFIMWAKRNGIRVGPGRGSGAGSMCAYAMGITDLDPIPHGLIFERFLNPERQSMPDFDVDFDERRRSEVIRYVSDKYGDERVAMIATYGTIKAKQAVKDAARVMGHPFSVGEQLTKAMPADVMGKGVPLAKMYDPEHERYGEGQEFRQLVESEKHLQEVVDTARGLEGLKRQWGVHAAGVIMSSEPLMDVIPIMRRLQDGQVLTQFDYPTCETLGLVKMDFLGLRNLTILDDALDNVRMNRDEELDLDALSKDMTDPGTYRLLSRGDTLGVFQLDGGGMRTLLRLMQPDNFEDISAALALYRPGPMGVNAHTNFALRKNGRQEIVPLDPQLKGKLQPEMVEALDPILSMTYGLVIYQEQVMEIAQKLAGYTLGNADLLRRAMGKKKKEVLDKEFEPFSAGMIANGYNEASVKALWDVLVPFSDYAFNKAHTAAYGLVSYWTAYLKANYPAEYMAALLTSVGDDKDKSALYLGECRRMGIKVLPPSVNESIATFAAVGEDIRFGLAAIRNVGRNVVEGIISAREEKGAFTSFEDFLAKCPAVVCNKRTIESLILAGAFDDLGHPRQGLVMVHEEYVDAYVGVKRQEAVGQDSLWDMFGGDGDAAAAGGAVDGMGLRPVPEVEWDKRAKLSNEREMLGLYVSDHPLFGVEHVLQRAADTSITSLTQEGGAKEGGFVTIAGLVTGLSVKRTKKGDLWAIATVEDLAGSIECLFFPKTYMTVQTMLTQDIVAVVRGRINVRDEQVSIYAEDLKIPELTDGPRGPVVLTLDYARATNGRIEEVKQVLSRHPGSTDVRIKLVQPGRSVTMAVAADYRVEPTEALIGDLKVILGARAVSG, encoded by the coding sequence ATGCCTCAGCCCCTGCCCCGCGAGAAGAACTTCGTCCACCTGCACAACCACACCGAGTACTCGATGCTCGACGGTGCAGCCCGGATCGAAGACATGTTCGCCAGCGCCCAGGAGATGGGCATGCCGGCGATCGCGATGACCGACCACGGCTACCTCTTCGGGGCCCACGAGTTCTGGAAGGCGGCCCAGAGCTACGACGTCAAGCCGATCATCGGGCTGGAGGCCTACGTCGCGCCGGGCACCCACCGCAGCGACAAGACCCGGGTGCGCTGGGGCGACGAGCGCACCGCCCGCGGCGACGACGTCTCCGGCGGCGGCGCCTACACCCACATGACGCTGCTGGCGCGGAACAACACCGGCATGCACAACCTCTTCACGATGGGCTCGCGGGCCTCGCTGGACGCGGTCTACGCCAAGTGGCCGCGGATCGACCGGGAGCTGCTGGAGCGCTACGGCGAGGGCCTCATCGCCACCACAGGCTGCCCCTCGGGGGAGATCCAGACCCGGCTGCGGCTGGGCCAGTACGACCTGGCCGCCCAGGCCGCCTCGGACATGCGCGACATCGTCGGCCGCGAGCACTACTTCCTTGAGCTCATGGACCACGGCAACCAGATCGAGCGGCGGGTCCGCGAGGACCTCATGCGCCTGGCCAAGGACCTCGGGCTGCCGCTGCTGGCGACCAACGACCTGCACTACGTCAAGAAGGACGACGCGGTCGCCCAGGACGCGCTGCTGTGCATCAACTCCGGCTCCACCCTGCTGGACCCGGACCGGTTCTCCTTCGAGGGCGACGGCTACTACCTCAAGTCCCCGGCGGAGATGCGCGAGCTGTGGCGCGAGCTGCCCGAGGCCTGCGACAACACCCTGCTCGTCGCCGAGATGTGCGAGGTCTCCTTCACCGAGGGCGAGGGGCGCTACATGCCCCGCTTCGACGTGCCCGAGGGCGAGGACGAGCGCTCCTGGTTCGTCAAGGAGGTCCAGACCGGGCTGGGGCAGCGCTTCCCCGGCGGCATCCCGGAGTACGCCCAGCAGCAGGCCGACTACGAGATCGACGTCATCGTCGGCAAGGGCTACCCGGGCTACTTCCTCGTCGTCGCCGACTTCATCATGTGGGCCAAGCGCAACGGGATCCGGGTCGGCCCCGGCCGCGGCTCCGGTGCCGGGTCGATGTGCGCCTACGCGATGGGCATCACCGACCTCGACCCGATCCCGCACGGGCTGATCTTCGAGCGCTTCCTCAACCCCGAGCGGCAGTCGATGCCCGACTTCGACGTCGACTTCGACGAGCGTCGGCGCAGCGAGGTCATCCGCTACGTCTCGGACAAGTACGGCGACGAGCGGGTGGCGATGATCGCCACCTACGGCACGATCAAGGCCAAGCAGGCGGTCAAGGACGCCGCCCGGGTGATGGGCCACCCCTTCTCCGTCGGCGAGCAGCTGACCAAGGCGATGCCCGCCGACGTCATGGGCAAGGGCGTGCCGCTGGCCAAGATGTACGACCCGGAGCACGAGCGCTACGGCGAGGGCCAGGAGTTCCGCCAGCTCGTGGAGTCCGAGAAGCACCTGCAGGAGGTCGTCGACACCGCCCGCGGGCTGGAGGGCCTCAAGCGCCAGTGGGGGGTGCACGCGGCCGGGGTGATCATGTCCAGCGAGCCGCTCATGGACGTCATCCCGATCATGCGCCGGCTGCAGGACGGGCAGGTGCTCACCCAGTTCGACTACCCGACGTGCGAGACGCTCGGGCTGGTTAAGATGGACTTCCTCGGGCTGCGCAACCTCACCATCCTCGACGACGCGCTGGACAACGTGCGGATGAACCGGGACGAGGAGCTCGACCTCGACGCGCTGAGCAAGGACATGACCGACCCGGGCACCTACCGGCTGCTCAGCCGCGGCGACACCCTCGGGGTCTTCCAGCTCGACGGCGGCGGCATGCGCACCCTGCTGCGGCTGATGCAGCCGGACAACTTCGAGGACATCTCCGCGGCGCTGGCGCTCTACCGGCCCGGCCCGATGGGGGTGAACGCGCACACCAACTTCGCCCTGCGCAAGAACGGCCGGCAGGAGATCGTGCCGCTCGATCCGCAGCTGAAGGGCAAGCTGCAGCCGGAGATGGTCGAGGCGCTCGACCCGATCCTGTCGATGACCTACGGGCTGGTGATCTACCAGGAGCAGGTCATGGAGATCGCCCAGAAGCTCGCCGGCTACACCCTCGGCAACGCCGACCTGCTGCGCCGGGCGATGGGCAAGAAGAAGAAGGAGGTGCTGGACAAGGAGTTCGAGCCGTTCAGCGCCGGGATGATCGCCAACGGCTACAACGAGGCCTCGGTCAAGGCGCTCTGGGACGTGCTCGTCCCCTTCTCCGACTACGCCTTCAACAAGGCGCACACCGCCGCCTACGGGCTGGTCTCCTACTGGACCGCCTACCTCAAGGCGAACTACCCGGCCGAGTACATGGCGGCGCTGCTGACCAGCGTCGGCGACGACAAGGACAAGTCGGCGCTCTACCTCGGCGAGTGCCGCCGGATGGGCATCAAGGTGCTGCCGCCGTCGGTGAACGAGTCGATCGCCACCTTCGCCGCGGTCGGCGAGGACATCCGCTTCGGCCTCGCCGCGATCCGCAACGTCGGGCGCAACGTCGTCGAGGGGATCATCTCCGCCCGCGAGGAGAAGGGGGCCTTCACCTCCTTCGAGGACTTCCTCGCCAAGTGCCCCGCGGTGGTGTGCAACAAGCGGACCATCGAGTCGCTCATCCTCGCCGGGGCCTTCGACGACCTGGGCCACCCGCGCCAGGGGCTGGTCATGGTGCACGAGGAGTACGTCGACGCCTACGTCGGGGTCAAGCGCCAGGAGGCGGTCGGCCAGGACAGCCTGTGGGACATGTTCGGCGGTGACGGTGACGCCGCCGCCGCCGGTGGCGCCGTCGACGGGATGGGGCTGCGCCCGGTCCCCGAGGTGGAGTGGGACAAGCGGGCCAAGCTGAGCAACGAGCGGGAGATGCTCGGGCTCTACGTCAGCGACCACCCGCTCTTCGGCGTCGAGCACGTGCTGCAGCGGGCCGCGGACACCTCGATCACCTCGCTCACCCAGGAGGGCGGGGCGAAGGAGGGCGGCTTCGTCACCATCGCCGGGCTGGTCACCGGGCTCTCGGTCAAGCGGACCAAGAAGGGCGACCTGTGGGCGATCGCCACGGTCGAGGACCTCGCCGGCTCGATCGAGTGCCTGTTCTTCCCCAAGACGTACATGACCGTGCAGACCATGCTCACCCAGGACATCGTCGCCGTGGTCCGGGGCCGGATCAACGTGCGCGACGAGCAGGTCTCGATCTACGCGGAGGACCTGAAGATCCCGGAGCTGACCGACGGGCCGCGCGGGCCGGTGGTGCTCACCCTGGACTACGCCCGGGCGACCAACGGGCGGATCGAGGAGGTCAAGCAGGTGCTCTCCCGGCACCCGGGCAGCACCGACGTGCGGATCAAGCTCGTCCAGCCGGGCCGGTCGGTGACGATGGCGGTCGCCGCGGACTACCGGGTGGAGCCGACCGAAGCGCTCATCGGCGACCTCAAGGTCATCCTCGGGGCGCGGGCGGTCAGCGGATGA
- a CDS encoding S9 family peptidase codes for MSSPAGPPVAATGEHVRTHHGDRVEDPYEWLRDPQDPSVLAHLEAENAWTAERTAHLEPVREAIFTEIRSRTRETDLTVPVPAGPWWYYTRTREGQQYPTYCRAPLHDRAAVPELDPERPLPGESVLLDANAAADGSEFFALGAYEISPDHGRLAWSADVTGDERFDLRVVDLGTGEVLDDSVRGVGYGAVFSRDGRHLLYVRVDEAWRPFEVWCHEIGADVASDVLVHREEDERFWLGIDRSRDDRWIILGLGSRTTSEVHLLDADDPTGPLRCVSPREPGVEYDVEPAGDHLLVVHNARQREWDLAWAPLEATSREQWQPLLDAGEGERFLGVDAYDDVAVLTLRRGGVPSARLLPRVTRSGTPSPQDYGPAREVVVGDDPMATVSVLGAADPDTDRLRVSHESWVSPRAIYDLVLGMDVSSDGAATDELVLLRRHPVENVDLDDYEQRREWVTARDGTQVPVSLITRRGTVPDGTSPGLIYGYGSYEISMDPYFSVARLSLLDRGVVYAVAHVRGGGEMGRGWYEDGRLLDKPHTFTDFVDCAAWLHESGWVAPDRLAAEGGSAGGLLMGAVTNLAPDRFRAVLAEVPFVDTLTTILRPELPLTVGEWDEWGNPLADPEVYQVMRGYSPYENVAARQYPAILATTSLHDTRVSFTEPAKWVARLRGTVTNDPLARPVLLRTEMSAGHGGRSGRYDAWRETAADWSFVLDQIGATEPLPRG; via the coding sequence ATGAGCAGCCCGGCAGGACCGCCGGTCGCCGCCACCGGGGAGCACGTGCGCACCCACCACGGGGACCGCGTCGAGGACCCCTACGAGTGGCTGCGCGACCCGCAGGACCCGTCGGTGCTGGCCCACCTCGAGGCGGAGAACGCCTGGACCGCCGAGCGCACCGCCCACCTGGAGCCGGTGCGCGAGGCGATCTTCACCGAGATCCGCTCCCGCACCCGGGAGACCGACCTCACCGTGCCGGTGCCGGCCGGGCCGTGGTGGTACTACACCCGCACCCGCGAGGGGCAGCAGTACCCCACCTACTGCCGGGCCCCGCTGCACGACCGGGCCGCGGTGCCCGAGCTCGACCCGGAGCGCCCGCTGCCGGGGGAGAGCGTGCTGCTGGACGCGAACGCCGCCGCCGACGGCTCGGAGTTCTTCGCCCTCGGCGCCTACGAGATCAGCCCCGACCACGGGCGCCTCGCCTGGTCGGCGGACGTCACCGGCGACGAGCGCTTCGACCTGCGGGTGGTCGACCTGGGCACCGGCGAGGTGCTCGACGACAGCGTCCGGGGGGTCGGCTACGGCGCGGTCTTCTCCCGGGACGGGCGGCACCTGCTCTACGTCCGGGTGGACGAGGCCTGGCGCCCCTTCGAGGTGTGGTGCCACGAGATCGGCGCCGACGTGGCCAGCGACGTGCTCGTGCACCGCGAGGAGGACGAGCGCTTCTGGCTGGGCATCGACCGGAGCCGGGACGACCGCTGGATCATCCTCGGGCTGGGCAGCCGCACCACCAGCGAGGTGCACCTGCTCGACGCCGACGACCCGACCGGGCCGCTGCGCTGCGTCTCGCCCCGCGAGCCCGGGGTGGAGTACGACGTCGAGCCGGCCGGGGACCACCTGCTCGTGGTGCACAACGCCCGGCAGCGCGAGTGGGACCTCGCCTGGGCGCCGCTCGAGGCGACCAGCCGAGAGCAGTGGCAGCCGCTGCTGGATGCGGGCGAGGGGGAGCGCTTCCTCGGGGTGGACGCCTACGACGACGTCGCCGTGCTCACTCTGCGCCGGGGCGGTGTGCCGTCGGCCCGGCTGCTGCCCCGGGTCACGCGCTCCGGCACGCCGTCGCCGCAGGACTACGGCCCGGCCCGCGAGGTGGTCGTCGGCGACGACCCGATGGCCACGGTCAGCGTGCTCGGCGCAGCCGACCCGGACACCGACCGGCTGCGGGTGAGCCACGAGTCCTGGGTGAGCCCTCGGGCGATCTACGACCTCGTGCTGGGCATGGACGTGTCCTCCGACGGCGCAGCCACCGACGAGCTGGTGCTGCTGCGCCGGCACCCGGTGGAGAACGTCGACCTCGACGACTACGAGCAGCGCCGCGAGTGGGTCACCGCCCGCGACGGCACCCAGGTGCCGGTCTCGCTGATCACCCGGCGGGGGACGGTCCCGGACGGCACCAGCCCGGGCCTGATCTACGGCTACGGCAGCTACGAGATCAGCATGGACCCGTACTTCTCGGTGGCACGGCTCTCGCTGCTCGACCGCGGCGTCGTCTACGCGGTCGCGCACGTGCGCGGCGGCGGCGAGATGGGCCGCGGCTGGTACGAGGACGGGCGGCTGCTGGACAAGCCGCACACCTTCACCGACTTCGTCGACTGCGCCGCCTGGCTGCACGAGAGCGGCTGGGTGGCCCCCGACCGGCTGGCCGCCGAGGGCGGCTCGGCCGGCGGGCTGCTCATGGGGGCGGTGACCAACCTCGCCCCGGACCGCTTCCGGGCGGTGCTGGCCGAGGTCCCCTTCGTCGACACCCTGACGACGATCCTGCGGCCCGAGCTGCCGCTGACCGTGGGGGAGTGGGACGAGTGGGGCAACCCGCTGGCCGACCCCGAGGTGTACCAGGTGATGCGCGGCTACAGCCCCTACGAGAACGTCGCCGCCCGGCAGTACCCGGCGATCCTCGCGACCACCTCGCTGCACGACACCCGGGTCTCCTTCACCGAGCCGGCGAAGTGGGTGGCTCGGCTGCGCGGCACCGTGACCAACGACCCGCTGGCCCGTCCCGTGCTGCTGCGCACCGAGATGTCCGCCGGGCACGGCGGCCGCTCCGGGCGCTACGACGCGTGGCGGGAGACCGCCGCGGACTGGTCCTTCGTGCTCGACCAGATCGGCGCCACCGAGCCGCTGCCGCGCGGCTGA
- a CDS encoding FAD-binding and (Fe-S)-binding domain-containing protein translates to MPPLPETDAGLADALRGALDQVGLRATDRLAAAHDASHYLLTPSAVVTPGDVEEVAALLRAAHRHGFSVTFRSGGTSLSGQSVTDGVLADTRQGFRDVEVLDDGARVRCGPGAVLRSVNARLRRHGTALGPDPASEIACTIGGVVANNSSGMACGTSANTYRTLESAVLVLPSGTVVDTGAPDADEVLRRAEPALHAGLARLRDEIRADPAATERIAALYAIKNTMGYGVNAFVDHDAPVRILEHLVIGSEGTLAFVAEATFRTVPVRPHAATALLVFDDLASATGALPEIVAAGPATVELLDARSLLVAQRDPACPEEIAGLDVAAHCALLVELQEADDGALQARLAETDGLWAGLPLVHAATFTSDPTRRAALWHARKGLFTTVAGNRRSGTTALLEDIAVPVPELGPTCTELTALFDRYGYADAVIFGHAKDGNIHFMITEDFGDEDDPGDGRLSVEGGDRAAPMTAPGTAPAAAPGTAPMTAPVPPGLEHLRRYADFTEEMAELVLRRGGTLKAEHGTGRIMAPFVRRQVGDNLYRVMQQVKALVDPGGVLGPGVLITDDPHAHLRHLKTAPPVEDEVDRCVECGYCEPVCPSRDLTLTPRERIVLRRELTRAEADGDDALAAALRAEYAYDGVQTCAVDGMCQTSCPVLINTGDLVRRLRAEETGGAESRAWRSAAQHWGLVTRAGGGALTAAAALPSVVAGGASTLARGVLGAERVPQHSADLPAGGRSRPEISDAGAEAVWFPSCTSTLFAPVDGGRGVADAVQRICAAAGVRIRTPDGIGGLCCGTPWKSKGQRAGHEAMRARVLGALREATDGGALPVLSDASSCTEGLRELLGVGDGAPDLVVVDAVAFVAERVLPTLLAQGRIARTLPSLTLHPTCSSTRLGLDAHLRTVAEAVSEEVVVPDSWGCCAFAGDRGMLHPELTDAATAQEAREVAALGSAAHASVNRTCEMGMTRATGESYRHVLELLADALV, encoded by the coding sequence GTGCCGCCGCTGCCGGAGACCGACGCCGGCCTGGCCGACGCCCTGCGCGGGGCGCTCGACCAGGTCGGTCTGCGGGCCACCGACCGGCTGGCCGCGGCGCACGACGCCTCGCACTACCTGCTCACCCCGTCGGCGGTGGTCACCCCCGGCGACGTCGAGGAGGTGGCCGCGCTGCTGCGGGCGGCCCACCGGCACGGGTTCTCGGTGACCTTCCGCTCCGGGGGCACCAGCCTGTCCGGGCAGTCGGTCACCGACGGGGTGCTCGCCGACACCCGGCAGGGATTCCGGGACGTCGAGGTGCTCGACGACGGCGCCCGGGTGCGCTGCGGTCCGGGTGCGGTGCTGCGCAGCGTCAACGCCCGGCTGCGCCGGCACGGCACGGCGCTGGGGCCGGACCCGGCCAGCGAGATCGCCTGCACCATCGGCGGCGTCGTCGCCAACAACTCCTCCGGCATGGCCTGCGGGACCAGCGCGAACACCTACCGCACCCTGGAGTCGGCGGTGCTCGTGCTGCCCAGCGGCACGGTCGTCGACACCGGGGCCCCCGACGCGGACGAGGTGCTGCGCCGCGCCGAGCCCGCGCTGCACGCCGGCCTGGCCCGGCTGCGGGACGAGATCCGGGCCGACCCGGCGGCGACCGAGCGGATCGCCGCGCTCTACGCGATCAAGAACACCATGGGCTACGGGGTGAACGCCTTCGTCGACCACGACGCGCCGGTGCGCATCCTCGAGCACCTGGTCATCGGCAGCGAGGGCACGCTGGCCTTCGTCGCCGAGGCCACCTTCCGCACCGTGCCGGTGCGCCCGCACGCCGCGACCGCGCTGCTCGTCTTCGACGACCTGGCCTCGGCCACCGGCGCCCTGCCGGAGATCGTCGCCGCGGGCCCGGCGACGGTCGAGCTGCTCGACGCCCGCAGCCTGCTCGTCGCCCAGCGCGACCCGGCCTGCCCCGAGGAGATCGCCGGGCTCGACGTCGCCGCGCACTGTGCGCTGCTGGTGGAGCTGCAGGAGGCGGACGACGGGGCGCTGCAGGCCCGGTTGGCCGAGACCGACGGACTGTGGGCCGGCCTGCCGCTGGTGCACGCGGCCACCTTCACCAGCGACCCGACACGCCGGGCGGCGCTGTGGCACGCCCGCAAGGGTCTCTTCACCACGGTGGCCGGCAACCGCCGCTCGGGCACCACCGCGCTGCTGGAGGACATCGCCGTCCCGGTGCCCGAGCTGGGCCCCACCTGCACCGAGCTCACCGCCCTCTTCGACCGGTACGGCTACGCGGACGCGGTGATCTTCGGGCACGCCAAGGACGGCAACATCCACTTCATGATCACCGAGGACTTCGGTGACGAGGATGATCCGGGTGACGGGAGGCTGTCGGTTGAAGGGGGCGACAGGGCGGCGCCCATGACAGCGCCGGGGACGGCTCCCGCGGCAGCGCCGGGGACGGCTCCCATGACTGCGCCGGTGCCGCCCGGGCTGGAGCACCTGCGCCGCTACGCCGACTTCACCGAGGAGATGGCCGAGCTCGTGCTGCGCCGCGGCGGCACGCTCAAGGCCGAGCACGGCACCGGGCGGATCATGGCCCCCTTCGTCCGCCGGCAGGTCGGCGACAACCTCTACCGGGTGATGCAGCAGGTCAAGGCCCTCGTCGACCCGGGAGGCGTCCTCGGGCCGGGAGTGCTCATCACCGACGACCCGCACGCCCACCTGCGCCACCTCAAGACCGCGCCGCCGGTCGAGGACGAGGTGGACCGGTGCGTGGAGTGCGGCTACTGCGAGCCGGTCTGCCCCAGCCGCGACCTCACCCTCACCCCCCGCGAGCGGATCGTGCTGCGGCGCGAGCTGACCCGCGCCGAGGCCGACGGCGACGACGCGCTGGCCGCGGCGCTGCGCGCGGAGTACGCCTACGACGGTGTGCAGACCTGTGCGGTCGACGGGATGTGCCAGACCTCGTGCCCGGTGCTCATCAACACCGGCGACCTGGTGCGCCGGCTGCGGGCCGAGGAGACCGGCGGTGCCGAGTCGCGCGCCTGGCGCAGCGCAGCGCAGCACTGGGGTCTGGTCACCCGGGCCGGCGGTGGTGCGCTCACCGCGGCCGCCGCGCTCCCGTCGGTCGTGGCGGGCGGCGCGAGCACCTTGGCCCGTGGGGTGCTGGGCGCCGAACGGGTGCCGCAGCACTCGGCGGACCTGCCAGCCGGCGGTCGGTCCCGCCCGGAGATCTCCGACGCGGGCGCCGAGGCGGTGTGGTTCCCCAGCTGCACCTCGACCCTCTTCGCTCCTGTCGACGGTGGCCGCGGGGTGGCCGACGCGGTCCAGCGGATCTGCGCAGCAGCGGGGGTCAGGATCCGCACCCCTGACGGGATCGGTGGGCTGTGCTGCGGGACGCCGTGGAAGTCGAAGGGGCAGCGGGCCGGGCACGAGGCGATGCGTGCGCGGGTCCTGGGCGCCCTGAGGGAGGCCACCGACGGCGGGGCGCTGCCGGTGCTCAGCGACGCCAGCTCATGCACCGAAGGGTTGCGTGAGCTGCTCGGGGTGGGCGACGGCGCCCCGGACCTCGTCGTGGTCGACGCCGTGGCCTTCGTCGCCGAGCGCGTCCTGCCGACGCTGCTCGCGCAGGGGCGTATCGCCCGCACGCTGCCGTCGCTGACCCTGCACCCGACGTGCTCCTCGACCCGGCTCGGGCTGGACGCGCACCTGCGGACGGTCGCCGAGGCCGTGTCCGAGGAGGTGGTCGTCCCGGACTCCTGGGGGTGCTGCGCCTTCGCCGGGGACCGCGGCATGCTGCACCCCGAGCTCACCGACGCCGCCACGGCGCAGGAGGCCCGCGAGGTAGCCGCGCTGGGCTCGGCGGCGCACGCCTCGGTCAACCGCACCTGCGAGATGGGCATGACCCGGGCGACAGGTGAGAGCTACCGGCACGTCCTCGAGCTGCTGGCGGACGCCCTGGTCTGA